A window of the Lepus europaeus isolate LE1 chromosome 5, mLepTim1.pri, whole genome shotgun sequence genome harbors these coding sequences:
- the LOC133760289 gene encoding LOW QUALITY PROTEIN: heterogeneous nuclear ribonucleoprotein A1-like (The sequence of the model RefSeq protein was modified relative to this genomic sequence to represent the inferred CDS: substituted 1 base at 1 genomic stop codon): MAKSESPKEPEQLRKLFIGGLSFETTDESLRSHFEQWGTLTDCVVMRDPNTKRSRGFGFVTYATVEEVDAAMNARPHKVDGRVVEPKRAVSREDSQRPGAHLTVKKIFVGGIKEDTEEHHLRDYFEQYGKIEVIEIMTDXGSGKKRGFAFVTFDDHDSVDKIVIQKYHTVNGHNCEVRKALSKQEMASASSTPRGRSGSGNFGGGRGGGFGGNDNFGRGGNFSGRGGFGGSRGGGGYGGSGDGYNGFGNDGGYGGGGPGYSGGSRGYGSGGQGYGNQGSGYGGSGSYDSYNNGGGGFGGGSGSNFGGSGGYNDFGNYNNQSSNFGPMKGGNFGGRSSGPYGGGGQYFAKPRNQGGYGGSSSSSSYGSGRRF, from the coding sequence ATGGCGAAGTCAGAGTCGCCGAAGGAGCCCGAGCAGCTGCGGAAGCTCTTTATCGGAGGACTGAGCTTTGAGACGACCGATGAGAGCCTGAGGAGCCATTTTGAGCAATGGGGCACGCTCACGGACTGCGTGGTAATGAGAGACCCGAACACCAAGCGCTCCAGGGGCTTTGGGTTTGTCACCTACGCCACCGTGGAGGAGGTGGATGCGGCCATGAACGCAAGGCCACacaaagtggatggaagagttgtGGAACCAAAGAGGGCTGTGTCGAGAGAAGATTCCCAAAGACCAGGTGCCCACCTCACTGTGAAAAAGATCTTTGTGGGTGGCATTAAAGAAGACACTGAAGAGCATCACCTCCGAGATTACTTTGAGCAGTACGGGAAAATCGAGGTGATTGAGATCATGACTGACTGAGGCAGTGGCAAGAAGAGGGGCTTTGCTTTCGTGACCTTCGACGACCATGACTCCGTGGATAAGATTGTCATTCAGAAATACCACACTGTGAACGGCCACAACTGTGAAGTGAGGAAGGCCCTGTCgaagcaggagatggccagcGCTTCGTCCACCCCGAGAGGTCGAAGTGGTTCTGGAAACTTTGGTGGTGGTCGTGGAGGTGGTTTTGGTGGCAATGACAACTTTGGTCGTGGAGGAAACTTCAGTGGTCGTGGTGGCTTTGGCGGCAGCCGCGGTGGTGGTGGTTATGGTGGCAGTGGGGATGGTTACAATGGATTTGGTAATGACGGTGGTTATGGAGGAGGCGGCCCTGGTTACtctggaggaagcagaggctATGGAAGTGGTGGACAGGGTTATGGAAACCAGGGCAGTGGCTATGGCGGGAGTGGCAGCTATGACAGCTATAACAACGGCGGAGGCGGCTTTGGCGGTGGTAGTGGAAGCAATTTTGGAGGCAGTGGAGGCTACAATGATTTTGGCAATTACAACAATCAATCTTCCAATTTTGGACCCATGAAGGGAGGAAATTTTGGAGGCAGAAGCTCTGGCCCCTATGGTGGTGGCGGCCAATATTTTGCCAAACCACGAAATCAAGGTGGCTATGGCGGctctagcagcagcagcagctatgGCAGTGGCAGAAGGTTTTAA